The Salmo salar chromosome ssa06, Ssal_v3.1, whole genome shotgun sequence genome window below encodes:
- the LOC106607847 gene encoding zinc transporter 2 isoform X1, whose product MDTTVNSEINSEKSHLVSEKNGKMYSLKSSFPDSKEDYPNLPFENGDVTGANKLKKQPVGAHCHGNKAVSEENHDKLLAKKKLYVASIVCLIFMIGEVIGGYLAHSLAIMTDAAHLLTDFGTMMVSLFSLWISSRPPTKTMTFGWHRSEILGALVSVMSIWIVTGVLVYLAIERIVRNDYEINSQAMLITSGCAVIVNIIMAYILHHSTTFHAQGSGYQQIDENGQSPVGHSHSHVGHGHSHALLGHGHGNTSVRAAFIHVLGDLLQSVGVLVAAIVIFFRPEYKVADPICTFLFSVFVLGTTITILRDVFRILMEGAPRGIEFDSVKEVLLSLKMVKSLHNLRVWALTAGQTLVSVHVAIEKNADPQSVLKEATEILQTKFGFYSTTIQVEFYSDDMAYCTRCQDPMG is encoded by the exons TTCCTTTCCAGACTCCAAAGAAGACTATCCCAACTTACCATTTGAAAACGGAGATGTGACTGGTGCCAACAAGCTGAAGAAGCAGCCTGTTGGTGCCCATTGCCATGGTAACAAAGCAGTGAGTGAGGAGAACCATGACAAGCTTCTAGCTAAGAAGAAGCTGTACGTTGCCTCCATTGTGTGCCTCATCTTCATGATTGGAGAGGTCATAG GTGGCTACCTGGCCCACAGTTTGGCTATCATGACAGATGCAGCTCACCTCCTGACTGACTTTGGCACCATGATGGTCAGTCTCTTCTCCCTGTGGATCTCCTCCAGACCGCCCACCAAAACCATGACCTTTGGATGGCACCGCTCAG AGATCCTAGGAGCCCTGGTGTCAGTGATGTCCATCTGGATAGTGACTGGGGTGCTGGTGTACCTGGCCATCGAGAGGATAGTCAGGAACGACTATGAGATCAACAGTCAAGCGATGCTCATCACCTCCGGCTGTGCCGTCATAGTAAACATCAT CATGGCGTACATcctccaccactctaccaccTTCCACGCCCAAGGCTCAGGCTACCAGCAGATAGATGAGAACGGGCAGAGCCCTGTGGGTCACAGCCACTCCCATGTGGGTCACGGCCACTCCCACGCCCTGCTGGGTCATGGCCATGGCAACACCAGTGTGAGAGCAGCCTTCATTCACGTGTTGGGAGACCTCCTACAGAGTGTTGGGGTCCTAGTGGCTGCCATCGTCATCTTCTTCAGG CCTGAATACAAAGTAGCAGATCCCATTTGCACCTTCCTCTTCTCCGTGTTTGTCCTGGGGACTACGATCACCATCCTCAGGGATGTCTTCAGGATACTCATGGAAG GGGCTCCTAGGGGAATAGAGTTTGACTCCGTGAAGGAGGTGTTGCTGTCTCTGAAGATGGTGAAGTCTCTGCACAACCTGCGCGTGTGGGCCCTGACCGCAGGACAGACTCTGGTCTCTGTCCACGTAGCCATCG AGAAGAATGCTGATCCCCAGAGTGTCCTTAAGGAGGCTACAGAGATCCTCCAAACCAAGTTTGGTTTCTATAGCACCACCATCCAGGTGGAGTTCTACTCTGACGACATGGCCTACTGCACACGCTGCCAGGACCCTATGGGCTAA
- the LOC106607847 gene encoding zinc transporter 2 isoform X2 has translation MIGEVIGGYLAHSLAIMTDAAHLLTDFGTMMVSLFSLWISSRPPTKTMTFGWHRSEILGALVSVMSIWIVTGVLVYLAIERIVRNDYEINSQAMLITSGCAVIVNIIMAYILHHSTTFHAQGSGYQQIDENGQSPVGHSHSHVGHGHSHALLGHGHGNTSVRAAFIHVLGDLLQSVGVLVAAIVIFFRPEYKVADPICTFLFSVFVLGTTITILRDVFRILMEGAPRGIEFDSVKEVLLSLKMVKSLHNLRVWALTAGQTLVSVHVAIEKNADPQSVLKEATEILQTKFGFYSTTIQVEFYSDDMAYCTRCQDPMG, from the exons ATGATTGGAGAGGTCATAG GTGGCTACCTGGCCCACAGTTTGGCTATCATGACAGATGCAGCTCACCTCCTGACTGACTTTGGCACCATGATGGTCAGTCTCTTCTCCCTGTGGATCTCCTCCAGACCGCCCACCAAAACCATGACCTTTGGATGGCACCGCTCAG AGATCCTAGGAGCCCTGGTGTCAGTGATGTCCATCTGGATAGTGACTGGGGTGCTGGTGTACCTGGCCATCGAGAGGATAGTCAGGAACGACTATGAGATCAACAGTCAAGCGATGCTCATCACCTCCGGCTGTGCCGTCATAGTAAACATCAT CATGGCGTACATcctccaccactctaccaccTTCCACGCCCAAGGCTCAGGCTACCAGCAGATAGATGAGAACGGGCAGAGCCCTGTGGGTCACAGCCACTCCCATGTGGGTCACGGCCACTCCCACGCCCTGCTGGGTCATGGCCATGGCAACACCAGTGTGAGAGCAGCCTTCATTCACGTGTTGGGAGACCTCCTACAGAGTGTTGGGGTCCTAGTGGCTGCCATCGTCATCTTCTTCAGG CCTGAATACAAAGTAGCAGATCCCATTTGCACCTTCCTCTTCTCCGTGTTTGTCCTGGGGACTACGATCACCATCCTCAGGGATGTCTTCAGGATACTCATGGAAG GGGCTCCTAGGGGAATAGAGTTTGACTCCGTGAAGGAGGTGTTGCTGTCTCTGAAGATGGTGAAGTCTCTGCACAACCTGCGCGTGTGGGCCCTGACCGCAGGACAGACTCTGGTCTCTGTCCACGTAGCCATCG AGAAGAATGCTGATCCCCAGAGTGTCCTTAAGGAGGCTACAGAGATCCTCCAAACCAAGTTTGGTTTCTATAGCACCACCATCCAGGTGGAGTTCTACTCTGACGACATGGCCTACTGCACACGCTGCCAGGACCCTATGGGCTAA